A single Mangifera indica cultivar Alphonso chromosome 20, CATAS_Mindica_2.1, whole genome shotgun sequence DNA region contains:
- the LOC123204322 gene encoding receptor kinase-like protein Xa21 gives MGTILCMYLFLHYCFMATLAVTAKNLTTDQSALLQFKSHITSDPYSVLAYNWSISNPICNWTGISCGCRHERVTILNLSSMDLGGTISPHLGNLSFLVNLDLSYNNFHGHLPNELGQLRRLRVFSVGNNRISGGIPGFIGLLSKLQILKLEYNNFSGTIPDVLFNVTTLEALWSHNNNIRGSISSEIAKLTRLKIFYMASNFLSGSIPWGSIYNCSLLQVFRLGHNSLSGILPDGLCNRLPKLEWLTLASNGLSGQLPRSLGNCSEAVLYSFSQNKFTGLIPQNIGNLSKIMWLALESNNLEGEIPEEIGNLQNLQHLSLGFNSLSGVIPTSIFNISTIIRIALSFNNLSGYLPSTIGHGLPNLKILVISSNELTGAIPTSITNASELAVLDLSVNSFSGLVPNTFGNLKFLGILNLASNNFTTESPTAEWSFLSSFTNCRKLKTVAFDNNPLYGVIPHSIGNLSATLEKFFASNCKIKGSIPTEVGNLHSLIILDLSQNDLNGFIPTTMGNLRNLQGLWLNKNNFLGFIPYELCKLHMVDKLLLNDNMLSGPIPTCMENLTSLRNLQLGSNKLNSSIPTSLWTLQYILQVNLSSNALRGFLSPGVQGLKVLRELDLSKNLLSGNLPTTLGGLQSLETLSLADNGFEGAIPNTFGALISLVSLDLSNNSLSREIPKSLEALIYLKNFNVSINNLQGKIPNRGPFKTFYAQSFLLNHGLCGLPGQGVPLCKVDTIKCSKTLVMKYILSSVLPILVTVIVSVVFIRCYYRIKHSLVDRVDSLPLATWRRTSYLEIQQATDNFNQCNLLGIGSFGSLFKGTLPDGTIVAIKVFNLQEESVLRSFDSECEVLRNIRHRNLIKVLSSCCNIDLKALILEFMSNGSLEKWLYSHNYFLDMLQRLNIMIDVASALEYLHHDYSTPVIHCDLKPQNILLDEDMVAHVSDFSIAKLLDEGDSKTQTLTLATIGYMAPEYGSMEIVSTRGDVYNFGILLMETFTRKKPTDEIFAGEMSLNNLVEASLPDAVTKVIDGNLLREEISFGAEVNCMLSIMNLALNCSMESPEQRINMKDALTKLKTIKLQFQQNVGGT, from the exons ATGGGGACTATCTTGTGCAtgtatttgtttttgcattactGTTTCATGGCTACCCTGGCTGTGACagcaaaaaatttaacaaccgATCAATCTGCTCTTCTTCAATTCAAATCACATATCACTTCCGATCCTTACAGTGTACTGGCGTATAACTGGTCCATTTCTAATCCAATCTGTAACTGGACTGGTATTTCCTGTGGTTGTCGCCATGAAAGAGTCACAATCTTGAACCTTTCATCCATGGATCTCGGTGGCACCATCTCTCCACACCTGGGCAATCTCTCATTCCTGGTGAATCTCGATCTTAGTTACAACAATTTCCATGGCCATCTACCAAATGAACTGGGACAATTACGTCGATTGAGAGTTTTCTCTGTCGGTAACAATAGAATAAGTGGAGGTATTCCGGGATTTATTGGTCTCTTATCCAAACTCCAAATCCTAAaacttgaatataataatttctcaGGTACCATCCCAGATGTTCTCTTCAATGTAACTACGCTAGAGGCCTTGTGGTCACACAACAATAATATCCGAGGAAGCATTTCATCAGAGATTGCGAAGCTCACcaggttgaaaattttctatatggCAAGTAACTTTCTCTCGGGCTCCATACCTTGGGGCAGCATCTACAACTGTTCCTTGCTACAAGTGTTTCGTTTAGGCCACAATTCTTTGTCTGGCATTCTGCCGGATGGTCTCTGTAATCGTCTTCCAAAACTTGAATGGCTAACTCTAGCTTCAAATGGACTTTCTGGCCAGCTTCCGAGAAGTTTAGGCAACTGCAGCGAGGCTGTTCTTTATTCATTTTCGCAGAATAAATTTACAGGACTCATACCACAAAATATTGGAAATTTGAGTAAGATTATGTGGTTGGCTCTTGAGAGTAACAACTTAGAAG GGGAAATTCCAGAGGAGATAGGCAATTTGCAAAATCTTCAACATCTATCTCTAGGTTTCAATAGCTTAAGTGGTGTAATTCCGACTTCAATCTTCAATATTTCAACCATAATTAGGATTGCTCTATCCTTCAATAACCTTTCAGGCTATCTACCATCAACTATTGGCCATGGGCTTCCCAACTTGAAGATTCTTGTCATATCGTCAAATGAACTTACTGGAGCAATCCCCACCTCCATTACCAATGCTTCCGAGCTCGCTGTGCTAGATCTGTCCGTCAACTCATTTTCTGGGCTTGTTCCAAATACATTTGGCAACTTGAAATTCCTCGGAATTCTTAATCTTGCGTCCAATAACTTCACCACTGAATCACCTACTGCTGAATGGAGCTTTCTGTCTTCTTTCACAAACTGCAGGAAACTAAAGACTGTAGCCTTTGATAATAATCCACTGTATGGCGTCATACCACATTCAATCGGCAATTTATCTGCAACTCTTGAGAAATTTTTTGCAAGCAATTGCAAGATCAAGGGCAGCATTCCTACTGAGGTGGGTAACTTGCACAGCTTGATAATTTTAGATCTTTCGCAAAATGACTTGAACGGATTTATTCCAACAACGATGGGAAATTTGCGGAATCTCCAAGGTCTGtggctaaataaaaataattttttgggaTTCATTCCTTACGAGCTTTGCAAATTACACATGGTAGATAAACTGctgttaaatgataatatgcTTTCTGGACCAATACCAACCTGCATGGAGAATTTGACTTCTCTAAGGAATCTGCAGTTGGGCTCCAACAAACTAAACTCTAGCATACCCACATCCTTATGGACTCTTCAGTATATCTTGCAGGTGAACTTGTCATCGAATGCATTGAGAGGTTTTTTATCTCCAGGTGTACAAGGTTTGAAGGTCTTGAGAGAACtagatttatcaaaaaatctCTTGTCAGGAAACCTTCCCACCACCCTTGGGGGCCTTCAATCTCTTGAAACTCTATCTTTGGCTGACAATGGATTTGAAGGTGCCATCCCCAACACATTTGGGGCATTGATAAGCTTGGTATCCTTAGATCTCTCTAACAATAGTCTTTCACGTGAAATTCCTAAATCATTGGAGGCTCTCATCTATCTCAAAAACTTCAATGTCtctataaataatttacaaggGAAGATTCCCAACAGAGGTcctttcaaaacattttatgctcaatcatttttgttaaatcatGGATTATGTGGTTTGCCAGGGCAAGGGGTTCCTCTTTGCAAGGTTGACACCATCAAATGTTCAAAGACACTGGTAATGAAATACATTTTGTCTTCAGTTCTCCCAATTTTAGTGACAGTGATTGTATCCGTTGTCTTCATAAGGTGTTATTACCGAATAAAACATTCTCTAGTTGATCGAGTTGATTCATTGCCTTTAGCAACATGGAGAAGAACATCTTATCTAGAAATTCAACAAGCCACTGATAATTTCAACCAGTGCAATTTGCTTGGTATTGGTAGCTTTGGTTCATTATTCAAAGGGACACTTCCAGATGGAACTATAGTTGCAATAAAGGTTTTTAATTTGCAAGAAGAGAGTGTCCTTAGAAGCTTTGATTCTGAATGTGAAGTATTGCGCAACATTCGTCATCGAAATCTCATAAAAGTCTTGAGTAGCTGTTGTAACATTGATTTGAAGGCCTTGATTCTTGAATTCATGTCCAATGGTAGTCTTGAGAAGTGGTTGTATTCTCACAACTATTTCCTAGATATGCTACAAAGGTTGAACATAATGATAGATGTTGCATCAGCTCTTGAATATCTCCATCATGATTATTCAACACCAGTCATCCATTGTGATTTGAAGCCTCAAAATATCTTATTAGATGAAGATATGGTTGCCCATGTGAGTGATTTCAGCATTGCCAAGCTCTTAGATGAAGGAGATTCGAAAACACAAACCCTTACACTAGCAACTATAGGGTATATGGCGCCAG AGTATGGATCAATGGAGATTGTGTCCACAAGAGGAGATGTCTACAATTTTGGGATTTTGTTGATGGAAACTTTCACAAGAAAAAAACCCACAGATGAGATATTTGCTGGAGAAATGAGCTTAAATAACTTGGTGGAGGCATCATTGCCTGATGCAGTAACTAAAGTTATAGATGGTAATTTGTTAAGAGAAGAGATTAGTTTTGGTGCCGAAGTGAATTGCATGTTAAGCATCATGAATTTGGCTTTGAATTGTTCTATGGAATCACCTGAACAAAGGATCAATATGAAAGATGCCTTGACAAAACTCAAGACGATTAAATTGCAATTTCAGCAAAATGTGGGAGGCACCTAA